One segment of Rubripirellula amarantea DNA contains the following:
- the rpsP gene encoding 30S ribosomal protein S16, whose translation MKKMGRTHRPFFRICAMDQRSPRDGRVIENLGTYDPMCPETDARVTLKNDRVAYWMGVGALPTDKVAVLIKKYGAEGTHLDAQKAALERLSKRKDYTPAPPEPAKPKKAEAPKAEAPAEEAPAAEAAAEAPAEESAAE comes from the coding sequence ATGAAAAAAATGGGACGCACCCACCGTCCTTTCTTCCGCATCTGCGCCATGGACCAACGCAGTCCACGTGATGGTCGCGTGATCGAAAACCTGGGTACTTACGACCCAATGTGCCCCGAGACTGATGCTCGCGTCACACTTAAGAATGACCGTGTTGCTTATTGGATGGGCGTGGGAGCCTTGCCGACCGACAAGGTTGCTGTGCTGATCAAGAAGTACGGCGCCGAGGGAACTCACCTCGACGCTCAAAAGGCAGCCCTGGAAAGATTATCCAAGCGAAAAGACTACACACCGGCTCCTCCGGAACCAGCTAAGCCTAAGAAGGCCGAAGCGCCGAAGGCTGAAGCACCAGCCGAAGAAGCTCCTGCAGCGGAAGCCGCAGCCGAGGCACCTGCTGAGGAGTCTGCCGCCGAGTAA
- the rplS gene encoding 50S ribosomal protein L19, whose product MSQAIMDLVEKTALKENPPQFEVGDTVDVHLKILEGNKERIQVFTGVVIGISGQGCKEMFRVRRIVAGEGVERKFPLHSPKIEKVEVVRSGVVRRAKLYFLRDRVGKAVRLKERRRS is encoded by the coding sequence ATGTCACAAGCCATCATGGATCTGGTCGAAAAGACCGCGTTGAAAGAGAACCCACCCCAGTTTGAAGTGGGCGATACCGTCGACGTTCACTTGAAGATTTTGGAAGGCAACAAAGAACGCATCCAAGTTTTCACCGGTGTCGTTATCGGAATCAGCGGTCAAGGATGCAAGGAAATGTTCCGCGTCCGCCGCATCGTTGCCGGCGAAGGCGTAGAACGTAAGTTCCCTCTGCACAGCCCCAAGATCGAAAAGGTCGAAGTCGTCCGCAGTGGTGTCGTTCGTCGCGCCAAGCTGTACTTCCTTCGCGATCGCGTCGGCAAGGCTGTTCGCTTGAAAGAACGTCGCCGCAGCTAA
- the trmD gene encoding tRNA (guanosine(37)-N1)-methyltransferase TrmD translates to MRFDIVTLFPDLFDGYLTQGLLGKAIERNLTQIHRHNLRDFAPDTTHRPVDDKPFGGGPGMLIQVEPTVKCVEAVQAQSTTPARTILLTPQGKRFNQPMAEDFAVSERLILLCGRYEGFDQRVTDILEPEEVSVGDFVLNGGEVAAMLIIDAVVRLIPGVLGDEQSNIDDSFSRGNRLLEFPQYTRPREFRGHSVPDVLLSGDHGAIAKWREEQTQLRTNERRSDLL, encoded by the coding sequence ATGCGATTCGATATCGTCACCCTGTTCCCGGACCTATTTGATGGCTACCTGACTCAAGGCCTGCTCGGCAAAGCGATCGAGCGAAACTTGACTCAGATTCACCGACACAACCTCCGAGATTTTGCACCCGATACCACTCACCGCCCGGTTGATGATAAACCGTTCGGAGGTGGCCCCGGAATGCTGATCCAGGTCGAGCCGACAGTGAAATGCGTTGAAGCGGTTCAGGCACAGTCAACCACTCCGGCCCGAACGATTCTGCTGACCCCCCAAGGAAAGCGTTTCAATCAGCCGATGGCGGAAGACTTTGCGGTCAGCGAGCGACTAATCTTGCTCTGTGGCCGATACGAGGGTTTCGATCAACGAGTCACCGACATCCTCGAACCCGAGGAAGTCAGCGTCGGAGATTTCGTCCTCAACGGTGGTGAAGTGGCGGCGATGTTAATCATCGACGCCGTCGTCCGGCTGATCCCGGGCGTCCTCGGTGACGAGCAAAGCAACATTGATGATTCCTTTAGTCGCGGAAACCGACTTCTGGAATTTCCCCAATACACAAGACCAAGAGAGTTTCGAGGCCACAGCGTTCCCGACGTTCTGCTTAGCGGCGATCACGGCGCCATTGCCAAATGGCGAGAAGAACAAACACAGCTTCGAACCAACGAGCGTCGCAGCGATTTGCTGTGA
- a CDS encoding c-type cytochrome domain-containing protein, with protein sequence MRSSYLTIAVLVITASLLPSIARSQDGYALDDEGRLVNFERDIAPIFREHCLECHQGDEAKADFRIDDRDNVLDYLEPEDSDSSSIYSDYLTAADEDMLMPPRAHGGPLSAADLSLVRVWIDEGAIWPEDFELNVDALDEKETVAVAMPSSLVGRAWAAQGFLHPATVHFPIALLLLGGGFVVLGWKWPAVGTQIPLACLLIGALTSIAATAMGWSFAVERGYGSWDRFDEAMMEKEVFWHRWSALIVTILATIFAIVALVSLKNKSPKWTATWKLGLLACAAMVGAVGHQGGEMSYGKDFYPKALRTLLGQSNEPATEVEKPLTDEDELTQSTMIEEVVAQ encoded by the coding sequence ATGCGAAGCTCCTACCTAACGATCGCTGTCCTAGTGATCACGGCTTCATTACTGCCCTCGATCGCCCGATCTCAAGACGGCTACGCTTTAGATGACGAAGGCAGACTCGTTAATTTCGAGCGAGACATTGCGCCGATCTTTAGAGAACATTGTCTGGAGTGTCACCAAGGCGATGAAGCGAAGGCTGACTTCAGAATTGACGACCGCGACAATGTATTGGATTACTTGGAACCGGAAGATTCAGATTCGAGTTCTATCTACTCGGACTATTTGACCGCAGCAGACGAAGACATGCTGATGCCTCCTCGCGCCCATGGTGGACCGCTCTCGGCAGCCGACCTTTCGCTGGTACGGGTATGGATAGACGAAGGAGCGATTTGGCCTGAAGACTTTGAACTCAACGTCGACGCGTTAGACGAAAAAGAGACCGTAGCTGTCGCGATGCCATCGTCGCTTGTCGGACGTGCGTGGGCCGCCCAAGGATTTTTGCACCCGGCCACGGTGCACTTTCCTATCGCGTTATTGTTGTTGGGTGGTGGATTTGTCGTTCTAGGGTGGAAGTGGCCCGCGGTTGGAACGCAAATCCCGTTGGCTTGCCTGTTGATCGGAGCCTTGACGTCGATCGCTGCCACAGCGATGGGTTGGTCGTTCGCGGTCGAACGTGGATACGGGTCGTGGGACCGCTTTGATGAAGCCATGATGGAAAAGGAGGTGTTCTGGCATCGCTGGAGCGCTTTGATCGTCACAATTCTGGCAACCATTTTTGCGATCGTCGCACTTGTTTCGCTTAAGAACAAAAGTCCTAAATGGACAGCGACTTGGAAGCTTGGCTTGCTCGCGTGCGCTGCAATGGTCGGGGCGGTGGGGCACCAGGGCGGCGAGATGAGCTATGGCAAAGATTTCTATCCGAAAGCTCTGCGAACGCTATTGGGTCAGTCCAATGAACCAGCCACGGAAGTCGAGAAGCCGCTAACTGATGAAGATGAATTAACTCAATCAACAATGATCGAAGAAGTGGTGGCGCAGTAA
- a CDS encoding 3'-5' exoribonuclease YhaM family protein produces MNRIPVSELADGQQLEQAFRAADKQLRVNRQGGKYILLKLADKTGVLAAMLWNADERTYDSFDRGDFIYCRGRTQIHNGALQIIVSDLERMDPSEVDLEEFDRYDAAKSEQLVGQLRENFAALQNESLRRLGDAFLADDDFVSRFCKAAAAVTNHHAYPGGLLKHTVDMMELAKLIAPRYPQLDADLLIFGAFLHDLGKIDELAADGEISYTDRGQMLGHIVIGVQMLAEKINQLGDADFPSELRLHLEHMIVSHHGILEYGSPKIPVTLEAVALHHIDNLDAKMSSYTSVIEADVSADGNWTNYNPSIGRKLWKKRD; encoded by the coding sequence GTGAATCGAATCCCTGTTTCTGAATTGGCCGACGGACAGCAACTCGAACAAGCCTTTCGCGCTGCTGACAAGCAACTTCGCGTCAATCGCCAAGGTGGAAAGTACATTCTGCTAAAGTTGGCCGACAAGACTGGCGTGCTGGCCGCCATGCTCTGGAATGCCGACGAACGCACTTACGACTCCTTTGACCGTGGCGATTTTATCTATTGTCGCGGACGCACTCAGATCCACAACGGTGCCCTGCAAATTATCGTCTCGGATCTTGAACGGATGGACCCGAGCGAAGTTGATTTAGAAGAATTTGATCGGTACGACGCAGCGAAGTCGGAACAACTAGTTGGACAGCTTCGAGAAAACTTCGCTGCTCTCCAGAACGAATCTTTGCGACGGCTAGGTGACGCGTTTCTTGCCGACGACGACTTCGTTTCGCGTTTCTGCAAAGCAGCGGCCGCGGTCACCAACCATCACGCGTACCCGGGCGGACTGCTGAAGCACACCGTGGATATGATGGAATTGGCCAAGCTGATTGCCCCGCGGTATCCCCAGCTTGATGCCGATCTGTTGATCTTCGGTGCGTTCTTGCATGACCTTGGCAAAATCGACGAGCTTGCCGCCGATGGCGAGATCTCTTACACCGATCGTGGTCAGATGCTCGGACACATTGTCATCGGTGTGCAAATGCTTGCCGAGAAAATCAATCAGCTTGGCGATGCCGACTTTCCGAGCGAACTGCGGTTGCATCTCGAGCACATGATTGTCAGTCACCATGGCATTCTCGAGTACGGCAGCCCCAAAATCCCGGTCACGCTCGAAGCCGTTGCTCTGCATCACATCGATAATCTCGATGCAAAAATGTCGTCCTACACGTCAGTAATCGAAGCAGATGTTTCGGCTGACGGAAACTGGACAAACTACAACCCATCCATCGGACGCAAGCTCTGGAAGAAGCGTGACTAA
- a CDS encoding glycosyl hydrolase-related protein — protein MSTRRNFIKAAGLTLAASRRLTADDATVKRIYIAADDHTDYMWTADERTYRESFLRTLDHYLDLADATDDRDNDYQSRWNCDGLLWFREYEQNRSTEAVERLVKRIKSGHISVPMTMLVSCYGGMPTEAVLRGMYYGGHVERRYKLELPIAVAMENQTLPFGLASLWAGCGVKYSWKGICACVSKVKDSGTRRKHDVYWWIGPDGERILMKWYSLAGPLRRGVYANEGPGGYAEARYPKLAIEYVESDKGFQQQNPHDVIGLFGQGWDDLETIVPLSDVEKSFPSVAEDLSTKTRRVIVSNERDYFEDFAKSHGDDLPQVSCSYGNEWDLYCASLAEVTATVVRATEKLRTAESMAVLATSLNPTFKSKLDAKELEDRRQQAWIAYGLYWEHDWTADGPISRERRAAWQRKIAKQITDYIDTLYDLAAAELSHQIAAKNPRSFAVFNSLGWTRADVVEFELDQIPDPGQTFGIFDVETNQPLASQIQVRGHVAKIQFVATEIPSFGYRVYEVRDLPQATETVSPTRFRNGKLISQFHELTVTQAGAITDWKSLVLDQVLVSEHQVANHLEDAKGKMTLEWEGPVSTVVRIDVARPIKRQTRIKLYESLDRLDIENQILENFSELQKWQFQFNLDNPQTRHEELGVIMQADTISRGGNYADENARTDWLTLNHFVTVQGDQASVTIANRDCRFFHLGVDTNGPMDPRSQELHILAGGQVDGQELGIQEQGGDREFTQRFSLFADQRLSDVDAMKRSLEFANPMTVVLLKGAAPKAVRPIHQSLVTIESDSVIIWAIKPAEQGSGGGTIVRLWNLANQSSMYALNFKLGSKKCTKTTHVETDIAEVQIADSKVTGELETNAMQTLRFATND, from the coding sequence ATGAGCACACGACGAAATTTCATCAAAGCAGCCGGACTAACGCTTGCGGCTTCTCGAAGGTTGACCGCTGATGACGCCACTGTCAAACGCATCTACATCGCCGCCGATGACCACACGGACTACATGTGGACCGCCGACGAAAGAACCTATCGAGAGTCCTTCTTAAGAACGCTCGACCACTATCTTGACCTTGCCGACGCGACGGACGACCGAGACAACGACTACCAGAGCCGTTGGAATTGCGACGGACTACTTTGGTTTCGCGAGTACGAACAGAACCGTTCTACCGAGGCAGTCGAGCGGTTAGTTAAACGCATCAAGAGTGGTCACATCAGTGTGCCGATGACAATGCTGGTCTCGTGTTATGGAGGCATGCCCACCGAGGCGGTGCTTCGCGGGATGTATTACGGTGGTCATGTTGAGCGAAGGTACAAATTAGAACTGCCGATCGCTGTGGCAATGGAAAACCAAACACTGCCATTTGGACTTGCCTCGCTGTGGGCCGGTTGCGGGGTAAAGTACTCGTGGAAAGGGATCTGCGCCTGCGTTAGCAAAGTGAAAGACTCTGGCACGCGTCGCAAACATGACGTCTATTGGTGGATTGGCCCCGATGGCGAACGCATTTTGATGAAGTGGTACTCGCTGGCGGGCCCCCTGCGACGCGGCGTTTACGCCAACGAAGGTCCAGGTGGTTACGCCGAGGCCCGCTACCCAAAACTCGCGATCGAGTACGTCGAATCCGACAAAGGGTTCCAACAACAGAACCCTCATGATGTCATCGGCTTGTTCGGCCAGGGTTGGGATGATCTAGAAACGATCGTGCCGCTCTCAGACGTTGAAAAGAGCTTCCCATCCGTTGCCGAAGACCTGTCGACCAAGACACGAAGAGTCATCGTTAGCAACGAACGCGACTACTTCGAGGACTTTGCCAAGTCTCACGGTGACGATCTGCCTCAAGTGTCGTGTTCTTACGGAAACGAATGGGACCTTTACTGCGCATCACTTGCCGAAGTCACAGCAACAGTGGTGCGAGCGACGGAAAAATTGCGGACGGCAGAGTCGATGGCAGTGCTTGCCACCTCGCTAAACCCTACTTTCAAGTCAAAGCTTGATGCGAAAGAACTCGAGGATCGACGCCAACAGGCGTGGATCGCCTATGGACTGTACTGGGAACACGACTGGACCGCGGACGGCCCGATATCACGTGAACGCCGAGCCGCATGGCAACGTAAAATCGCCAAGCAAATCACGGACTACATTGACACGCTTTACGACCTCGCCGCCGCGGAACTGTCCCATCAAATCGCCGCCAAGAACCCTCGGTCCTTTGCCGTTTTCAATTCGCTCGGCTGGACGCGTGCAGACGTCGTCGAATTTGAACTTGACCAAATTCCCGATCCGGGGCAAACCTTTGGCATCTTCGATGTCGAAACGAACCAACCTTTGGCGTCACAAATTCAAGTGCGGGGACATGTCGCCAAGATACAGTTTGTGGCCACCGAAATTCCGTCGTTCGGGTACCGCGTCTATGAAGTACGTGACCTACCACAAGCGACCGAGACGGTATCGCCCACGCGTTTTCGCAATGGCAAACTGATTTCGCAATTCCATGAACTGACCGTCACCCAAGCGGGGGCAATCACAGACTGGAAGTCGTTGGTATTAGATCAGGTTCTTGTATCGGAGCATCAAGTCGCCAACCATCTTGAAGACGCGAAGGGCAAGATGACGCTGGAATGGGAGGGACCAGTGAGCACCGTTGTGCGAATTGATGTCGCACGACCGATCAAACGGCAAACTCGCATCAAGCTCTACGAGTCTTTGGATCGACTCGACATCGAGAATCAAATCCTCGAGAACTTCAGCGAGCTTCAAAAATGGCAGTTCCAATTCAATCTAGACAATCCCCAAACGCGTCATGAAGAACTTGGCGTGATCATGCAAGCGGACACGATCAGTCGGGGCGGAAACTATGCCGATGAGAACGCACGAACGGATTGGCTGACACTCAATCACTTCGTCACAGTCCAGGGAGATCAAGCCTCGGTAACGATCGCCAATCGCGACTGCCGCTTTTTTCATCTAGGCGTGGATACTAACGGGCCAATGGATCCACGATCCCAAGAACTTCACATCTTGGCTGGCGGACAAGTCGACGGCCAAGAGTTGGGCATTCAAGAACAGGGCGGCGATCGAGAATTCACTCAGCGGTTTTCGCTTTTCGCCGACCAAAGACTATCGGATGTCGATGCCATGAAACGTTCATTAGAATTCGCCAATCCGATGACCGTAGTCTTGCTTAAAGGTGCCGCCCCAAAGGCAGTTCGCCCCATTCATCAATCGCTCGTGACCATCGAGAGTGATTCCGTGATCATCTGGGCGATCAAACCAGCAGAGCAGGGCAGTGGAGGCGGAACGATCGTGCGGTTGTGGAACCTAGCGAACCAATCGTCGATGTATGCGCTGAACTTCAAACTCGGATCAAAAAAATGCACCAAAACCACGCATGTGGAAACAGACATCGCCGAGGTGCAGATTGCGGATTCGAAGGTCACTGGCGAACTGGAAACCAACGCCATGCAAACCTTGCGATTTGCGACGAATGATTGA
- a CDS encoding YraN family protein yields MTRSLLKNLRARYIAWRFGSIDPTGNVGKRGEQAAARLLRRKGLRVVAESESDRGGEIDLIALDEKRKIVIFVEVKTHSTTKPGHPAERVDSEKQGRVSRAAMRYLKRKHLLGIPVRFDVIAVWWHSGNLEPDKIEHYEAAFECAGDFQMW; encoded by the coding sequence ATGACGCGATCACTTCTGAAGAATCTGAGGGCTCGCTACATCGCTTGGCGGTTCGGTTCGATTGATCCGACCGGCAACGTGGGCAAACGAGGTGAACAAGCCGCCGCGAGGTTGCTTCGCCGAAAAGGACTTCGCGTGGTTGCCGAGAGCGAATCCGACCGTGGCGGTGAGATTGACTTGATCGCGCTCGACGAGAAGCGAAAGATCGTCATCTTTGTCGAAGTGAAAACACACTCGACCACAAAACCAGGACACCCGGCCGAGCGTGTCGATTCCGAAAAGCAGGGCCGTGTTTCGCGAGCAGCCATGCGGTATCTCAAACGTAAGCATTTGCTTGGCATCCCAGTTCGATTCGATGTCATCGCGGTTTGGTGGCACTCCGGCAATCTCGAACCTGACAAAATCGAACACTACGAAGCTGCCTTTGAGTGCGCGGGTGACTTTCAGATGTGGTGA
- the queC gene encoding 7-cyano-7-deazaguanine synthase QueC, with the protein MTNSKRAIVLLSGGLDSATCMAIAKDSGFEVHAISFRYGQRHQYELECAANLAKSFAATTHRVVDIDLAAFGGSALTDGNIAVPKSDNVESIGSDIPVTYVPARNTIFLSLSLAMAEVLSARDIFIGVNALDYSGYPDCRPEFIAAFQTMANLATKESVESDRKLTIHTPLLHMTKAQIIAKGLSLGVDYSQTISCYDPAEGGIACGHCDACLLRAKGFAENGLT; encoded by the coding sequence GTGACTAATTCGAAACGTGCCATTGTATTACTTTCGGGTGGACTCGATAGCGCCACCTGCATGGCGATCGCCAAAGATAGTGGATTCGAAGTTCATGCCATCAGCTTTCGCTACGGGCAGAGGCATCAGTATGAACTCGAGTGCGCCGCCAACTTGGCCAAGAGCTTTGCTGCGACGACACACCGAGTCGTCGATATTGACCTCGCGGCATTCGGAGGATCGGCGCTCACGGACGGAAATATCGCTGTCCCTAAGTCGGATAACGTTGAATCGATAGGCAGTGATATCCCAGTCACTTACGTGCCCGCTCGCAACACCATCTTCCTTTCGCTCTCCTTGGCGATGGCGGAAGTGTTATCGGCTCGCGACATCTTCATCGGAGTCAATGCACTCGATTACAGCGGCTATCCGGATTGCCGCCCCGAGTTCATTGCTGCGTTCCAAACGATGGCCAACTTGGCCACGAAAGAAAGTGTTGAAAGCGATCGGAAGCTAACCATTCACACGCCGCTGCTGCACATGACTAAGGCTCAAATCATCGCCAAAGGTTTGTCACTTGGCGTCGATTACAGCCAAACGATTTCGTGCTATGACCCGGCCGAAGGCGGCATCGCGTGCGGCCACTGTGATGCATGTTTGCTGAGGGCAAAAGGCTTTGCCGAAAATGGCTTGACCTAG
- a CDS encoding protein kinase domain-containing protein, whose translation MPDSSHPLLDPPQREGEIGRLGPYRVLGVLGKGGMGEVFRAEDTRLKRSVALKVMKEKVATTSNARQRFIDEARSMAAVHHDNVATIFEVGIHRKMPFLAMEMLKGEPLDKRMKGRRRFDTETVLKIAKEVALGLEAAHAQGIIHRDIKPANIWLEEPSGRAKILDFGLAIAGADQLSPRNSVIGSPGYLSPEQARNEPIDDRTDLYGLGVVLYQMCTGRLPLASSSMSGQLIKIICHPIPTMETIVASSDAPHLEVPQPLQQMIYGMLSKEPRDRPSSAKALSKLVDQVAEQCRSESHAALQIVTEPGREKSSAVKGKSPSIPSEDEPDSSSKWTLVGIASAVLLLVVGLVTWLAMPDRVASNPVVQTAKRPVQKSQPINIIAMRSMKLLPVSAASSEVTSGDAARFKIPIANEAGDASVDPKTIYASTGYVGKLVTKIKRKSGGSFTSPTFPKRFSAKQLPDRGQTDEIEVQFLTSNLTAGEYDVRFEFQTPGNQKFSEISSGLTVKENLAHSDLLGFEILRTHVGEGADTYLHSDWNSPMESKREIELLRKGMDGYTKEEHAYLRFDLSKSKVDVAKLDRAILMLTVSGESNTSNVVVQAYGIKNPERMNWDPSDPGSFTWENSPSAMGITNEVFLGQVTIHNHDETLKYQDDQVRIYSEALDDFLRASQGNPVTVVLVSETWIDKPIRFRSKDGKLDQAPALALRAKP comes from the coding sequence ATGCCCGATTCGTCTCATCCGCTTCTCGACCCACCTCAACGCGAAGGCGAAATTGGTCGACTAGGCCCGTATCGCGTACTCGGGGTCCTGGGCAAAGGAGGAATGGGTGAAGTTTTTCGGGCCGAAGACACCCGGCTGAAACGTTCGGTTGCGTTGAAGGTGATGAAGGAAAAAGTCGCGACGACATCGAATGCTCGCCAACGATTCATTGACGAAGCTCGATCCATGGCAGCCGTGCATCACGATAACGTCGCTACCATCTTTGAAGTGGGTATCCATCGGAAGATGCCATTCTTGGCCATGGAGATGCTGAAAGGCGAACCGCTCGATAAGCGGATGAAAGGACGCCGGCGATTCGACACCGAAACGGTACTGAAGATCGCCAAGGAAGTCGCGTTGGGCCTGGAAGCCGCCCACGCGCAAGGCATCATTCACCGAGACATCAAGCCCGCGAATATTTGGCTGGAAGAGCCATCGGGACGTGCCAAGATCCTTGACTTTGGCTTGGCGATTGCCGGTGCCGACCAACTCTCGCCACGCAACTCAGTCATCGGTAGCCCCGGGTACCTTTCACCCGAGCAGGCTCGCAATGAACCGATTGATGACCGCACGGATCTCTATGGCCTGGGCGTGGTCTTGTACCAAATGTGTACCGGTCGCCTGCCGCTTGCATCAAGCTCGATGTCGGGCCAGTTGATCAAAATCATCTGCCATCCAATCCCGACGATGGAAACGATCGTCGCATCATCCGATGCACCGCACCTGGAAGTTCCCCAACCGTTGCAACAAATGATCTATGGCATGCTGTCGAAGGAACCGAGAGATCGGCCATCATCAGCAAAAGCTCTCAGTAAACTCGTCGATCAAGTCGCTGAGCAATGCCGATCCGAAAGTCATGCTGCACTTCAGATTGTGACGGAACCAGGCCGTGAAAAGTCTTCCGCCGTTAAAGGAAAATCGCCTTCGATTCCCAGTGAAGATGAACCAGATTCTTCATCAAAGTGGACTTTGGTTGGAATCGCATCCGCGGTGCTGTTGCTTGTTGTTGGCCTGGTTACATGGCTAGCGATGCCTGATCGCGTGGCAAGCAATCCGGTTGTTCAAACGGCAAAGAGGCCGGTTCAAAAAAGTCAGCCTATCAATATCATCGCGATGCGATCGATGAAACTGTTACCCGTCAGCGCGGCAAGCTCGGAAGTCACGTCCGGAGATGCGGCACGGTTTAAGATCCCAATCGCAAACGAAGCAGGCGATGCATCGGTCGATCCCAAAACGATCTACGCTTCGACTGGCTACGTCGGTAAGCTGGTGACAAAAATCAAACGCAAGTCGGGTGGATCGTTCACGTCGCCGACTTTTCCTAAGCGGTTCTCGGCAAAGCAACTTCCTGATCGAGGTCAAACCGACGAGATCGAAGTTCAGTTCTTAACATCGAACCTAACTGCAGGTGAGTACGATGTACGGTTTGAATTCCAAACCCCTGGAAACCAAAAGTTCAGCGAGATATCGAGTGGTTTAACGGTTAAGGAAAACTTGGCGCATTCAGACTTGCTGGGTTTCGAAATTCTGCGGACCCACGTTGGCGAAGGAGCTGATACTTACCTGCACAGCGATTGGAATTCGCCGATGGAATCGAAACGCGAGATCGAGTTGCTGCGTAAGGGCATGGATGGTTACACCAAAGAAGAGCACGCGTACCTGAGGTTTGACTTGAGCAAAAGCAAGGTGGATGTTGCCAAACTCGACCGCGCTATTTTGATGCTGACCGTTTCGGGCGAAAGCAACACCAGCAACGTGGTGGTGCAAGCCTACGGGATCAAGAACCCCGAGCGTATGAACTGGGACCCCAGTGATCCTGGCTCATTCACGTGGGAGAACTCTCCCAGCGCGATGGGGATCACCAACGAAGTTTTTCTAGGACAGGTGACGATCCACAACCACGACGAAACCTTGAAATATCAAGACGACCAAGTGCGGATTTACTCCGAAGCGCTCGACGATTTCCTACGTGCCTCGCAGGGCAACCCCGTCACGGTGGTGTTGGTAAGCGAAACGTGGATCGACAAGCCCATTCGCTTTCGATCCAAAGACGGCAAGCTCGACCAAGCACCCGCACTAGCTTTACGGGCCAAGCCTTGA